From the genome of Bactrocera oleae isolate idBacOlea1 chromosome 2, idBacOlea1, whole genome shotgun sequence, one region includes:
- the LOC106623369 gene encoding uncharacterized protein has protein sequence MESSLIAIFIFIIAISQVTRCKNSNHYTLQEGEYLSGNNNKIFDAKISNIYYKSGQDAEIVKIKLQNTLRNFLENLQKNLTTSIILKTLDNKLSLERSQQKWQKLNDHMEFYRTASHHLKEFAFKSEIFLQISKNESVTFLMKLRRVPTGQQMLLPHVKLQLTNYFAEMEFFNVVFFEIIDEGMEYINNALYIIRTTFENYADIQQNILHDQNFLFDNWCFNKYFEFLQKWSTQIYKCATETRLQTVYNVFSMTKVGVKYLMQQLEFKMQRLFNCFIFKEYSIKCNFLRSPESDFEKLFTILKELQIYYDREINSGRVESRRIQRSEKKYIDSSKNNCIPFGYPINQMPNSLKICFNIH, from the coding sequence ATGGAGAGTTCCTTAATTGCAATATTCATCTTTATTATTGCAATTTCACAAGTAACTAGATGCAAAAACTCAAATCATTATACATTGCAAGAAGGCGAATATTTATcaggaaataataataaaatctttgATGCAAAGATCTcgaatatatattacaaatctGGACAAGATGCcgaaattgtcaaaattaagtTGCAGAATACGTTGCGCAACTTCttagaaaatttacaaaaaaatttaacaacttcaataatattaaaaacgcTCGATAATAAGTTAAGCTTGGAGCGATCGCAGCAGAAATGGCAGAAATTAAATGATCACATGGAGTTCTACAGAACAGCATCCCATCACTTAAAAGAATTCGCGTTTAAAtcggaaatatttttgcaaatcagtaaaaatgaAAGTGTTACTTTTTTAATGAAACTCCGCCGTGTACCTACCGGTCAGCAAATGTTGCTACCGCACGTTAAGTTGCAGTTAACGAATTATTTTGCTGAAAtggaattttttaatgttgtatTTTTCGAAATAATTGACGAGGGAATGGAATATATTAACAATGCTCTATACATCATTCGAACAACATTTGAAAACTATGCTGATatacagcaaaatattttacatgatcagaattttttatttgataattggtgtttcaataaatattttgaatttttacaaaaatggtCAACACAGATATATAAATGTGCCACCGAAACAAGATTACAAACGGTATACAATGTGTTTTCAATGACAAAAGTTGGGGTTAAATATCTCATGCAACagctggaatttaaaatgcaacGTTTGTTTAACTGTTTCATTTTTAAAGAATACAGTATAAAGTGCAATTTCTTACGTTCCCCGGAAAGTGACTTTGAgaaattatttactattttaaaagaattacaaatatattacgaCAGAGAAATAAATAGCGGGAGGGTGGAATCGAGAAGAATACAACGCAGTGAAAAGAAATATATAGATTCATCTAAAAATAATTGCATACCATTTGGTTATCCAATAAACCAGATGCCAAATAGCCTTAAGATATGCTTTAATATTCACTAA